A stretch of DNA from Labrus mixtus chromosome 6, fLabMix1.1, whole genome shotgun sequence:
CCCTCTCCTCGCCTATTGTGACCTCATTGGGGACAGACAGAGTCCCTCTCTTTTACCCCTCAGGACCTTTGTCGTCAACCAACAGACCAATCAATGCACAGCGACATTAAATAACTCCACATGCAGTCACAGAGCACtcactgaacacagagagctaaTTTTGGAGCCGTGCAGCATTCAGACAAACCACCTGCCCCCGTCTCTCACTGCTGCAGACTGCTGGTGGTGTGGAGACGTTGGACACGGGACAGGCAGGAGCAGTGTGCTGGGGGTCTGTCGGAGGAGCACTGGGAGAATGTCAGGGAGCAAGCCGCTACCGAACCTGCCTCTCATTAAAGAACTAGAGCTCATCTTGGATTCCTGCACACTAGAGCTCACACCAGTGGATGAAGTCTGGCCCAACCTGTACATAGGAAATGTGTGAGtttttccatgtttgtttgCGAGGAAAACTTTCACTTTCAACTTAATAAATCAAACACTAAGTTATTATAAATAACTTGTGTATGTGCATCCCAATGCTTTATTTCATTCTTCTGACGtggcgtgtttgtgtgtttcagggccGTTGCACAGAATAGAAAGACATTACAAAAGCTTGGCATCACTCATGTCCTGAACGCAGCACACTCCAAACAAGGCAGCATCGGCGACCAGAGTTTTTACGGGAACACCTGTATTTACCTTGGCATCCCGGCAGAGGATTCAGATCACTTTGACCTCAGTCAGTACTTCAAACTTGCAGCTGACTTTATACACAAAGCGCTGAGGAGCAAAGACGGTATagtatttaaatatttagacaCCCATTCACCATATTTACACAGCGGCCAATTTTCTATGATGTCAGACTTTGGGTGGGAAGCTCAAATAATGTTTTAGTGTTGTACTGCTGTGTTTTACGGTTGCAAGTTGTATTGACATAGCAAATCTGACATCATAATTTACTCGTTTGTCGTTCAGGAAGTGAAAAGGTATTTAATAGTAAAAACATGAAGGGAGTTCTTTTTGTATTTAGTATGggcaaatattacaaataaaaggACTCAAGGACTAAAATGACATCACGATATAacctcacaaataaaaaaaaacaacgccaGACGCAGACAGGACGAGaatagattaaatataataGGACCCCTTCAGTAATTGTTTGATCTTTCCACCCTAAGCATGATgtcagagggggaaaaaacacatattGTCATGTCCCACAATGTGCTTTCTTCCTCCATCTTGCTCTACAGGTAAAGTGCTCGTGCATTGCATCATGGGTGTGAGTCGATCAGCCACTCTGGTCCTGGTATTCTTGATGCTTCGGCAGCGTCTCCCTCTAAGAGACGCTCTGAGGCAAGTCGTCCAAAAACGAGCCATTTACCCAAACCGgaactttctgtctctcctcctcaagCTGGATGAACAGCTGGCTCTCAAACGGAGGTTGTGTCCTCTTCTCTGACGTCTGACTTTCACCTCCTCCAAGCcccatcattattattttttcacctCATGAACTCTCTTTCTTTCCGATGGGTTACACTCCTCTTACATAGCGTAGACaatatattttgaaaatattttatgttGAAATGTATCTGTGGTTGGTTTATTTTGATGGTGTTGAAATGAACTTTAATTCCATAGttgcattttaaaatttgaataCGGTGTACAGTGGCAATAGTTATGTCAAATATTGTAAATAGCACTGTCTCAtatttctttgatgttgtttttcattttcaatctgTACGAAAATGCTAACTTGTTGTTGTAATAAGGCATATGCAAAACCTTTGCATACAAACTTGttgtaaaaaattaaagataCTGATGTTACTTCATCAAAAAATTAAGACTGTGCATTTTTTAACAGCTTGGTTAAAACATACGGTCATTGGTTTATACTCTCAAGccagttaaaggtcacatattatcctccttttcaacaagtttaaataagtctcagagctccccagaacatgtgtgtgaagtttctttttctaaatccactctgatcctgtatttgatcatgcctataaacccctctatttcagccctgctcagaacaggctgtttctgtgtctgtacctttaaatatgtaaatgagctgtgtctgaccacgccccctctctggaagggcttggaggctctggctttcttgcaccatgccctattgtttacggtgagaaggcagaacaaacacctagctgtgggagtgtcacccacctgggggaggggctacagccctttgtgatgtcatgaagggaaaatctccaaacggcctgtttgagcgcacattttctgaaaagtggagcagggaaaagacggagaggatggacttttctcatcattgggtgGTTTGAAGACGGACTAAGGAAACATATCGTATTAGTGATAGAAAAAACTGTGTAtttagcataatatgtgacctttaacctattttctattttatgtCTTTACTAAACTAAACTATTACCTGACCCAGTCCAACACAAAACGAGTGACTAAGAAAACCAAAGACAAAAGGTTATTTTCAGAACATTTAACTATTATAGAGTCACAGTTTTGCTCCTCTGCCTTCACTCAGTACTTTTCCACTCACCCTGCCTCGACTCCACACTGCCTGCCACCCCATCCGCCAACTCAACTTACCTTTACACAGCTGCCTCTCAGCTGCAATCAAGTCAGTTTAAAAGCCTCTCCGGTTCGCTCAGACACTGCCAAATTGTTCTTTTGCTTTCTTGCTAGACTTTCTAGCATTCACTCTTGGATTGATTACCTGACGCGACTCTGCCTGTCTCTGACCGCTGAATCTCGTAGCTCTCCTGGTAATTGCTTCAGCCTTTTATCCCTGACCTTGAGTTCTGCCTTTGTGTCCTTGGATCCTGTCTTCTCCTCGCCTTGGCTGCTTGatgtttttacaacaacaacaacagtgtgagTTTAATTGTGCTCCCATGTGGATCTCTGTTGTTCAGTGTCTCCTTCTGTGGTTACATACCTGCTAGCTTTTTGACCCTCTGCCTGGTTCTGATCCGTCTTCAGCCTATACCCCCTGTTGGATTGATTGTTATTGCGGACTGCTTTCCTGCTGCTGGACCAGATCACAGCAGCCAGCGCTCCTTGACAATTTCAAAGACTGAACTGTGCTGATATTTACttattataaattatatataattataatattattattattttatgtgtGACTCTGTATTAGTCAAGAACATAAGTAAAGAGCTTTACCCGcaagtcttgtgtttttttgtttttttttagacaccATGAAAGACACAGTGGTgagctgaaatgaaacaaagctGCGCCCAGACTGATGTCTGaccaagcttttttttttttaaggagtgctgtcctctgattggttaattgGTTCACTGCTCTTGTTGTTTACTGCTACTGTATGCCAATCAAGcttcaccagcagcagcacaggtgGACAAAATCAGACCTGGAGGATTCACTCACATCAAATGAGGTCTGTCACGAACACATAGAGAGGGTGCGGCTGGAGCTGtaacaaatacagaaaataaaaataaagattgagaaTTCAAATCAGATTTTATAACATTGCAATTTGAAATTTATTCAATGCTTTTGAATATAACTATTTTTAATTTGGCTTTAAGATCTCTCCCCACCTGTTGTCTATATTCAGTATAAAGGGTAAAAGAGAGGATTATGTATTTGTCCTCAGATACTGTGTCTTGGACATATTTTATGTGCATTGTTTCTGGTCCCAAATGAAAATAACaatgtttttgaagaaaaaagtcaCAACACTTTGAGTTAAAGTTCAGATGTAGCTCATATTTCTTAAAGCGGCAGAGCAGCCATGTATCAACATAGAGGCGCTTACAGTCCAGTGATATGTTTCATAACAGACTGTGATCATGGAAACTCAGCCGGTGAGCTTATGTTAAAGTTCACAGGACGATGCTACATTAGCCTTCTATCTATCAGAATAAAACCTCATGGAAATGaagtaataaatgtgttttgaaatgtcTAGTGTGCTGATGAATCCTGCAGGATGTTTTGGTGCCATGAGTGTATGATTACAGGGTTATAAAAGGAAACAGTCGGTGTGTGTTCATAGGGAAATAAGTGTGAGCATGGTAGGAGAGGAGTTTGCTGTAACTTGAAGTGAGGTAAGTTTATATTATTCAGAGTGAGAACATCTTAGTTTGGGGGTATTTCAGGGTTTGAGTGCTCAGCCTGTCATGTCTTGTTCTAACACTGAAGATGACTGGGTGCATGAGGTCATTTTGAGAAGTGTATATTGTAAAGAAAAGCATCAGACGGAAAATAATTTCACATGTGCAGAATAAACTTGAGTCAAAGTGAAAGTTTACGGTGTGCTTTTtatgtgtgtcagtatgtctCTTCGGGATCCACCATACGAGCCTCCGTCTGTGTCAGAGCTGCTGGAGTTCCTGCTGGCAGACAGGCGACCCACCGGACACGTCAATCAAGTCTGGCCGAATGTTTACATCGGCAATGAGTGGGTTCACTACGGTGGCCCAGAGGGTCAAAACAAccacttcaaaagaaaaacaaaaatccccaaatcaacatttaaatttttCAAACCACAGACCACAtttgacaaaagacaaaaacatttaaccaaACACAGAAAGGCTTCAAatgacacattcacaaacacaatgcTGTTTCACAAAGCATAAAATCATTTCACAACACGGTTTCATGTTTTGTGAAATATCCTTTTGTGaaatttgttttgttgaatGCCATATTTTCTGCAAGGTTGTGTTTTGTCGACAtgattttgaatttgtgttaattgttgtttgtttgaaaagtctgtttttttaattgtttggtTTTGATTTTGCAGCACTTTTTTCTACGAGTTGTGGTttagtaaaatgtgttttgagtgtGTCTTGCTATCTAAAATGTTGGATTTGAGAACTGTCGATGtgttttgtgacattttttttttttttttgtgttttctgagtgtCTTTTGTATTTCAGGGTGGCAGCTCGTGACAATGGCGCTCTCCACAGTCTGGGCATCACTCACATCGTAAATGCTGCTCATAGACCCTCTAATCACGGCCCTGGCCCCTGTTTCTATGTCAACACCGGCCCACGTTTCTACAGAGACATGAATGTGGATTATTATGGGATAGAGGCTGATGATGCAATAGGGTTCATCCTAAGTCCTTACTTCTACTCAACAGCACGATACATCAGAGCTGCACTGGCCATGGGAGGCAAGTTTAGTGACATCTAAAgatatctgagtgtgtgtgactgaattTAGGACAGATTTTGCTGCAAATATGATTGTTGAGGTAATTGTCCATGttcacacattttcatgaatctCTATTCCAGGGCGGGTGTTTGTCCACTGTCTGATGGGTGTGAGCCGCTCTGCCACGTTGGTCCTGGCCTTCCTGATGATAGCTGAGGGCCTGAGGCTGCGGGAGGCGGTGGCTGCTGTCAGGCCGCACAGAGACGTCTGCCCCAACCTGGgctttctgcagcagctccGCAGCCTCGACATGAGcctggagagggagaggaggaggagacggaaaACActgtaaagacacacacagacacacacacacacaaatccataAACATTAACTTAAAAAACCACACATAAGCACATTTATTGCAACAGAGGTCAATCAACCCAGATCACCACCTCTGACAGAGCTGAGGCAAATGCTCTGGAAAAACAGAAAGCCAGTGTCACCTGTCGATCAAGTCTGGCCAGACCTGTACATCGGAGACGAGTGAGTAGAAAAACCTCAACGAGCAGTTTGAAacgtttgtcattttaaaaaccagtttgtactctgtgtgtgttgtttccctGCAGGTCTGTGGTTGAGAGATAAAGCCATTCTGTCATCTCTGGGTGTGACTCACATAATGAACGCCGCAGCAGGACGACACCCGATCAATACAGGTCTGCAGTTCTACGGTGACCTCGAAGTAGAATATACCTCGGCGTTGAAGCTGCAGACCATCCAGAGTTTGACCTCCAACCTTTTCTTCAACTCAACCGCACACTTCATAGACAGGGCTCTGAAGGGTCAGTGGGCAAATATAACAGCAGACGATTCATTATGTACAACTACACAAgcacattaaaaatatatattagagTTAAAATCAAGAATGGCAATGTtagaagcaaaataaaaaagcttggTTTGGCTTCATTTTGGTGTATACttattgaaatgtgtttggGGGATTATAGAGGAGCTCATTCATGattaatgttgaaaaagactttactttttctttattttttaatcacttaTGTTCCCTcgtgtattttttattcatcatattTTCATGTTAGGTTTTTAAGCTGTCACTTTTCttgtaaagaaaattaaaaataagcaGATCAATTGGATtaaatttacattaaaacaaggaataaaatgtaataataattagAATCTGAATAACACTAAAAATATAACATTGTTCTAAATAATTTACAGGACATTAACCCTCATATTACAGCACACATCAgatattaaaaaacataaatttaaCACAACAAAGCCGTTTATTGAGATTACATGCTGACTCAATCAAGGGGTAAAACATACTGATCACTGTGTGTTTCAAGAAGGTGTTTGTGCACTGTGCGATGGGTGTGAGTCGCTCTGGAGCGCTGGTTCTTGCGTATCTGATGATCTGCCGCGGCCTGTCCTTAGCGGACGCCATCATCGCTGTGCGTCTGAACCGAGACATTGGACCCAACTCTGGGTTTCTGGAGCAGCTGAGGCGGCTGGAGAAgagcacacagagagcagaccggtcacagaggaggagaacaacGTCACACCATGACGTAGTGCACACCTCCCCGTCGGTGCCCCAGCACAGGTGTTCACAGATGGTTGTTtggtttaaaatcacattttctgtaATTCAAACTCAATCTGACAACAAGAATGTAATGTGACGAGAAATCACTAAAAGTCTTATTGATTATCTCAGCGATTTGGAAAAAGGACAACTGAATATTTCCAAGGTTTATGTCTCCAGAAATAACCCAGGACTGACAAATGTGACCTGATCCCCACACCGGTCCACACACGAGTGACATTCTTACAACGGCATCAGCGCAAAGCGACTCCTTTACTGAAAGTCTGTTTCTTTGTTAGCGTTGTTTCTCATGactcagtgtgtttttcttcaccaTATACTCTGAAAGAAAGTGTAACAGTGACACAAGGAAGGCTATCTTATGAGGAAGGAGAAAGCACagagaacgtgtgtgtgtgtgtgtgtgtgtgtgtgtgtgtgacgtcgTTGAGGTCAGGTGTTGTAGCTTGGCTGCCTAAAAATATCATCTTAAACACAGAGCCTGAGAGAGCAGTTACCATTCCAGATCTGTATTTCAGTCTTCACGCTtactgctgacacacacacacacacacacatacacacacacacacacacacgcacacacacgcacacacacacacagttcacacatgTCCTCTGTGGAAAAGTTCAAATGCTGGTCTGCTACCCTGCTCAGCAACGGATCTAAAGCTTTAAACAGTTACAGGAAAGAGGTAGGTGATTTTTACAAAAGTCAAtctgtaaacaaagaaacactgatgaagctttaaaggtttttaacCAGTGATGAGTAGAAGAGACAATGAGCTGCTCAACATCATCCAGGGACATGTTAACATTTTGGAGATCCTTTGTGCTTTAAAATAAGGAAAAACAGTCTCAAGTTGGCTTCGGGTATAAGTAAGAAAGAATAGTAAAAAGTCAGTTTTGCAGCCAAAAAATAGTGAAGAGTGGCAAaactttaaaagtattttttttttcttgattttttggGTCTTTTTGACTTCATTTTGACAGGACAGATAGTGTaggaaactgagagagagagagcagggaatgacatgttgggaaaggagccgcagtctgcctggaggaccacaaGGCGGGCAGCGACCCGCCAGCGACCTACAGTAACTGCTAGACCCTCCGCGTCCCTGCAAAACTCATTTGAAACACAACATACGTACAGTGATTTAAAACAATTGGGTTTAgtttacatactgtacaaaGTCAGATTCACTTTCACATCTTATCACGCCTCACCCTTTAACTTCTGTTCACCGCTGTCCGACATTATCCcgctgtcttcttttttttttaattccaccaTCAGGTGGAATTTCAGGTTGATTTGGCGAGgttgtctttttaatttttttacttGCAATATCAATATTTGGCACCGGCGATTCGATAATTGTATCACAGTCaggagtttttctgttttttttgtttgactgctTGCCTCAatccttcacttttttttttgtccaggtAGCGCTCctctctacatttttttttatagatatatTACTGTATTGACATTTTGTGCCACCTCTAATTGAATGACTGGAGTGGGACTCACAATACCCCCCAAAAATCTGTTTAACGTCATGGACAAGAAGAAACCCAGCACCTGAGTGCTGATTAGTTTTGTGATGATCAAGTTATTCATTCAGTGACTCATCATTGCAGCTTTAAGAGCGTGTATCAAATATCTCTGAAGTACATAATATTTCATCTACACAGCTGTACACTCAGTTCAGAGATTTATGTTTACTTGCACATTTATAAGACTGCATGAAATCAgatgacaaaaaatataaaagttgtgtcaggagaggtcaagaagccCCCAGGCCGACAAGAGACTTCAGCTCTcaagagacagacacaaaacaaaaaacaaagcgaTAAGAAGtactgttttgtgtgtgtgtgtgtatcgtgTTTACTTGACAGCAGAGGTGAACTATGTCGTCATCCGCTGTGAAGTCCAGAAGCAAGAACCCGTACGCCGCCGTGCAGGTAGACCCCGACAGTGATTACATCACACCAGGAACATTAGACCTGGAACAGATGTTCTGGTCTGGCACCGGGGCTCAGTATGCACATGTCGATGAGGTCTGGCCCAGAGTCTACATCGGCGATGAGTGAGTCACTTTACACAAAGACACTTCTACAGTGTGAGGCGTGATTCATGCGCGCAGCTtcatttgatgtctttgtgtgaaTTAACAAGGAAAACAGCTCTGGAGTTTTCTGGCCTGAGGGACCTGGGCATCACTCACGTCCTTAATGCGGCAGAGGGAAAGTTTAACAACGTGCTCACCGGGGCTGAGTACTACAGCGACATGGACATTCAGTACTATGGTGTCGAGGCTGATGACAAACCCACCTTCAACATCTCCCAGTTCTTCCGCCCTGCAGCCCAGTTCATCCACGAGGCCCTCGGTCATCCGGAGAGTAAGTCCTGCAGCAAATCAAAACCTTACATTTAGATCCTTATCTGAAAATGTGGCCTGACTGATAAATCAATCTGTACTTCGTTCTGTTGAAGACAAGGTGCTGGTGCATTGTGTGATGGGTCGCAGCAGGTCAGCGTCTCTGGTCTTGGCGTACCTGATGATGAAACAGAGCTTAACGGTGGTGGATGCTATTGAGCACGTGCGACAGCGACGCTGCATCCTGCCCAATCATGGCTTCCTGAAGCAGCTCAGAGCCCTGGACATCACATTACAAGAGGAGAGgctgagagaaaagagagagaccaATGGTGCACAATAGAAAGCCTGCTTCAGATCACTGTACATAAAACTTAAGTTTCTCTTTTGAAATCATCTCAGGAATGATGGAACTGTTGATTGTTTCTCTTTAAATATTGGATAATTAAACTCCTTGTTTTTCACCTGTGTTTCATGTCCAAGTGAAAAGGTAAAATTCAACATGAGGTATCCTTAAAGATTAATTAAGTTCTTATATTAAAGCAATAATATGTAATTTTTCCACCTTAAAACAGTGGTGTCAAAGTCGGTCTAGtagtacaataactttcaacagagGGTATGGCTTTCATCCCATGTCCAGAGGTCGCCCCAGTCACCTGcttaaagcactttttaactttggcagcgggccgCAGTTTATCTACTACTCCAGTTTACTATTTCAAAAAGTGCAAGctgatgtttttacttttacttttagcTAAACGCCCCCTATTCTCACAGTTTAAGCTTATACCTTTTTTAGCTACTTATTCACTCGTCTTACTTTATCCACCCATGTAGCCattactttgtctttttctacaTGATCTATTTTAACTATCATCTTAATTTTAGCTATTTGAAATGTATATTTACCCTTAAAGATAGCAAATAATTTCAACCATTTATCTCCTATTTTACCTAAACATTTCAACCATTATCCAATTTCAGTTATCAATTGCTTAAGCTAACAATCCCACTATTATAGAATAAAGTTGATCCCATACTGtgattaatatttaaaacatttcccaTCAGAGTTTTTTCCCACTGATTATAACTCTATAGACTATTTCTATCTGTTCACTGACATTTTCAATCTTTGCTAATCTTTAAATATTATCCATCACTTTATCTAGCTAAATATTTCACTTTACCTATTATTTTAACAGTTTATCCATTTCTGAGGCAAATTTCCACTTTAGCtgagaattttaaaatgttttccttcagAAATTCAAGTTTATattctttttaacctttttcaTTTACAGGGTGAATTCAACATTAACACAAACTGATTATTAGATTAACATTTGAATGTATTAAAGAAATGCATCTTAAAATGAAAtagtaaagttaaaaaaaagaaaaggatgaacAATAGGAATAACCTCGAAAGTTTTATTTCTGCGTGCACAATGCAGTATAGCACAGAAACGGGAAACTTGAGACCCATTCAGACCTTTGATGAACATAAGGCTTTTTGGTGTTTCACACAGTCAACACAGGGACATACATCCTGACTGAACAGCTCTGCTAGTTTTCACAAAAATGCAGACTTCATGCAGACAATGAAACATTTAGAGGTGTACATTTGatcttgttttcaaatgttaaatattgtCTTGATCACAGAATAACACTAAATCAGGTATTCTaatgatttgaaatgtttggTAAGTGTCCTGAACCTAAATTCAGCTCATATTGTTATAAAATGTCACTGAAATCAGAGAAAAATATTATTCATTCTCAACTCATTTTGAAGGGTTTGGTTACATGTTCTGAGATATTGGAAAAATCTAAATCTTctcaaataaacagaaaggTCCGTTTTAAAACCTACAGTATGACTAGACCAAAGAAcactcaaataaaatgaaagcttTCCAAACGATACCAGTTGCCTTACATTCATTCAGAAATGTCGTGCGTCTATTTTTCTCCACATGAGCCGCTTAAGACTCATACTGGTCTAATGTGTAAGTTTCCCTGAATAATCAAAAGTGGGTTCAGAAGACATCTGTAAGCCCCTTACAAGtttgaaacacagaagaaaaaaaaatggaaaaggcaCTCATTGCTAGAAGCCCCTTCCCCAAAAGCTGCATGAGGATAAAGCAAACCATGGTGAGTTGGAAGGTGACTTCTACAGCTGACGGTTTACAGTGATCGCAGGACGTAGCGGGCGGAGACTCTGACATATTTCAGTGTGTG
This window harbors:
- the LOC132976021 gene encoding dual specificity phosphatase 29-like, whose amino-acid sequence is MSSSAVKSRSKNPYAAVQVDPDSDYITPGTLDLEQMFWSGTGAQYAHVDEVWPRVYIGDEKTALEFSGLRDLGITHVLNAAEGKFNNVLTGAEYYSDMDIQYYGVEADDKPTFNISQFFRPAAQFIHEALGHPENKVLVHCVMGRSRSASLVLAYLMMKQSLTVVDAIEHVRQRRCILPNHGFLKQLRALDITLQEERLREKRETNGAQ
- the zgc:153981 gene encoding dual specificity protein phosphatase family protein gives rise to the protein MSGSKPLPNLPLIKELELILDSCTLELTPVDEVWPNLYIGNVAVAQNRKTLQKLGITHVLNAAHSKQGSIGDQSFYGNTCIYLGIPAEDSDHFDLSQYFKLAADFIHKALRSKDGKVLVHCIMGVSRSATLVLVFLMLRQRLPLRDALRQVVQKRAIYPNRNFLSLLLKLDEQLALKRRLCPLL